A window of the Thermoleophilia bacterium genome harbors these coding sequences:
- the pyrE gene encoding orotate phosphoribosyltransferase, whose product MDKQLLGKALLEAAYLEGDFVLRSGRRSKYYLDKYLFETDPQILRALAAHMADVIRSVEAERGERYVRIAAPELGAVVLGAALSLELNLPLLLVRKASKEYGTAKRLEGRFAQGDRVALVEDIVTSGGAAIQAAEILREVGLRVEEIYCVVDREEGGKQAAEAVGLKLIPVFTASELGIRVSESGSGN is encoded by the coding sequence GTGGACAAACAATTATTGGGTAAAGCTCTGCTAGAAGCTGCGTACTTGGAAGGCGACTTTGTGCTTCGGTCCGGAAGGCGAAGCAAGTACTACTTGGATAAGTACCTTTTTGAAACCGATCCGCAGATTCTTCGTGCTCTGGCGGCTCATATGGCTGATGTCATCCGCAGCGTAGAAGCCGAACGCGGCGAGCGCTATGTGCGGATCGCAGCTCCAGAGCTGGGAGCGGTGGTGTTGGGTGCCGCGTTGTCTCTTGAGCTAAACCTACCGCTTTTGCTTGTAAGGAAAGCTTCCAAAGAGTACGGTACCGCGAAGCGTTTGGAGGGGCGGTTTGCTCAGGGAGACAGGGTGGCGCTAGTTGAAGACATTGTCACATCTGGGGGTGCGGCAATACAGGCAGCGGAGATCTTACGGGAGGTGGGCCTAAGGGTCGAGGAGATCTACTGCGTTGTTGATCGCGAGGAAGGAGGGAAGCAAGCCGCGGAAGCGGTGGGGCTCAAATTGATTCCGGTTTTCACCGCTTCGGAGCTGGGAATTCGGGTGAGCGAGTCGGGATCAGGCAACTAG
- a CDS encoding HU family DNA-binding protein: MTKAEFVDKLAAKSGLTKKDAAAVVDAFVEVITESLKRGEEVQFTGFGKFFVQEREAREGINPQTKAKIRIPASKVPKFSPGLALRNAVK, from the coding sequence GTGACCAAGGCCGAGTTTGTGGACAAGCTTGCAGCTAAAAGTGGCCTCACAAAGAAGGACGCTGCGGCGGTCGTGGACGCCTTCGTGGAGGTAATCACCGAATCACTCAAGAGGGGGGAAGAAGTTCAGTTTACCGGTTTTGGCAAGTTCTTCGTGCAAGAGCGGGAGGCACGGGAAGGAATCAACCCACAGACCAAGGCCAAGATTAGAATCCCTGCCAGCAAGGTCCCCAAGTTTAGCCCGGGACTCGCGCTGAGAAATGCTGTCAAGTGA
- a CDS encoding TldD/PmbA family protein translates to MSDSGEAWFGRQSAPYGARSALAIAKAVLTSADKTRADFEAYVTLARTVEIKAYGGRVESLLVAEPRGVGVRAMRDGRTGYAYTTDLSDAGLHRVAAAAAAAMAAGDRDPIAGLPPASEAGYPEIPGLWSPSVSATSLEAKCALVLEAEAAAASYPFIHTVEQSVYVDEEEEVAVASTAGVEVSSRRSFCFLYVWAHAGQGDDRQSGIGFTCGRGVENLEARAAGEEAARKAAALLGGKSCPTGAYTVVFAPEVTAALVVSIARALTADAVQKGRSVFVGKRGEMLGSSCLSLTDDGLAPEGMATNPFDAEGTPAQSTWLIRDGKLVSYLYDWRTAWREGEGAKSTGNAVRHSYRTLPVVQPTNIVVEPGVGDLSDLLVRVGEGLYIESVVGLNSGVNTVTGEISVGAAGRKILGGELVEPVREITVATDFATLLRSVVDLGGDARWIPLYGSVKACSMAVSDVVVSGR, encoded by the coding sequence ATGAGCGACTCTGGCGAGGCCTGGTTCGGCCGGCAGTCGGCGCCTTACGGGGCCCGCTCAGCGTTGGCCATAGCCAAAGCAGTCTTAACTAGCGCAGATAAAACGCGGGCTGATTTCGAAGCTTACGTGACTCTAGCTAGGACGGTCGAGATAAAGGCTTATGGAGGGCGCGTCGAGTCTTTGTTAGTGGCTGAGCCCAGAGGCGTCGGGGTGAGGGCGATGAGGGATGGACGCACGGGCTACGCTTACACTACTGATCTGTCTGACGCGGGATTACACCGCGTGGCGGCCGCTGCTGCTGCGGCGATGGCTGCTGGGGACCGCGATCCCATAGCTGGTCTGCCGCCGGCCTCGGAAGCGGGCTACCCGGAGATTCCCGGGTTGTGGTCACCCTCGGTGAGCGCAACTAGCTTGGAGGCAAAGTGTGCACTGGTTCTAGAAGCCGAGGCCGCTGCTGCTTCCTACCCGTTCATTCACACCGTGGAGCAAAGCGTGTATGTGGACGAGGAGGAGGAGGTGGCCGTGGCGTCAACCGCTGGGGTAGAGGTCTCGTCCAGGCGTAGTTTCTGCTTTCTTTATGTGTGGGCCCACGCTGGCCAGGGTGATGATCGTCAATCGGGGATAGGCTTTACGTGTGGCCGAGGGGTGGAGAATCTTGAGGCTCGGGCGGCAGGTGAAGAGGCGGCCAGAAAAGCCGCCGCTCTTCTTGGAGGTAAGTCGTGTCCGACCGGGGCGTACACGGTGGTCTTTGCTCCGGAGGTGACAGCCGCTCTTGTTGTCAGCATTGCACGGGCTTTAACCGCTGATGCCGTGCAAAAAGGGCGCTCAGTATTCGTAGGCAAGAGGGGCGAGATGCTGGGTTCTTCTTGCCTCTCGCTCACGGACGACGGGCTTGCTCCCGAAGGTATGGCGACGAACCCCTTTGATGCGGAGGGTACTCCTGCACAATCGACTTGGCTTATACGTGACGGCAAGCTTGTCTCCTACTTGTACGATTGGCGAACGGCGTGGCGAGAAGGCGAAGGTGCGAAGTCAACAGGAAATGCCGTGCGCCACTCCTATCGCACTTTGCCTGTGGTCCAACCGACTAACATCGTGGTTGAGCCGGGGGTTGGAGATCTGTCAGATCTGCTGGTTCGAGTAGGGGAGGGACTCTACATCGAGTCAGTAGTGGGACTCAACTCAGGTGTAAACACAGTTACTGGGGAAATATCGGTGGGCGCTGCGGGGAGAAAGATTCTTGGAGGAGAACTGGTTGAGCCGGTGCGGGAGATCACAGTAGCTACGGATTTTGCTACACTGCTTCGCTCTGTGGTTGACCTAGGCGGCGACGCACGCTGGATTCCTTTGTACGGGAGCGTGAAAGCCTGTTCAATGGCGGTCTCGGACGTGGTAGTGTCAGGAAGGTAA
- the pyrF gene encoding orotidine-5'-phosphate decarboxylase — protein sequence MTSKQANFADLLLEAIERKRSHVVVGLDPDYDLLPPEVRAGAEAPIEAQSGPAQASLLHRIACYRAFLMDVLELVNTEAVAIKIQAAFFEALRAPGYALYEELVQAARAMDLLVIADVKRGDIGSTAEAYARAHLDETSANAVTVNPYFGTDGLEPFLRRARDQGRGVFVLVKTSNPSSAELQDLELAKGGTVHEHVAELVMAWGRSAVGSKGYSAVGAVVGGTHPREAATLRRRMPGVLFLVPGYGAQGATAADLAGVFDASGTGAVVNSARAILYAYRARPGMSWKDATLAELREMRHALWRAAGRG from the coding sequence ATGACGAGTAAGCAAGCAAACTTTGCCGACCTGCTTCTGGAAGCGATAGAGCGGAAACGCTCGCATGTGGTAGTCGGCCTTGACCCAGACTATGACTTGTTGCCCCCCGAGGTTCGGGCGGGAGCGGAAGCGCCCATTGAGGCTCAATCAGGGCCAGCGCAGGCGTCTCTTCTTCACCGGATTGCCTGCTATCGCGCGTTTCTCATGGATGTTCTTGAGCTGGTGAACACCGAGGCGGTTGCTATAAAGATTCAGGCGGCCTTTTTTGAGGCACTACGGGCTCCGGGTTATGCGCTGTATGAAGAGCTGGTGCAGGCGGCTAGGGCTATGGACCTGCTAGTAATAGCGGATGTCAAACGCGGAGATATTGGGAGCACCGCTGAAGCCTATGCACGCGCCCATCTGGATGAGACGAGTGCAAACGCTGTGACCGTGAATCCCTACTTCGGTACTGACGGCCTGGAGCCATTTCTGCGACGCGCTCGAGACCAGGGCAGGGGCGTGTTTGTGCTCGTGAAGACGTCAAACCCCAGTTCCGCCGAGCTTCAGGACCTTGAACTAGCGAAAGGCGGGACAGTGCACGAGCATGTTGCTGAGCTGGTTATGGCCTGGGGCCGATCGGCGGTGGGGAGCAAAGGGTACAGTGCGGTTGGCGCTGTGGTAGGGGGAACGCACCCCCGCGAGGCAGCTACTCTTCGGCGGCGAATGCCAGGGGTCCTGTTCTTGGTTCCCGGTTATGGAGCGCAAGGAGCGACAGCTGCGGACTTGGCGGGTGTATTTGATGCGAGTGGCACTGGCGCAGTAGTGAATTCTGCCCGCGCCATTCTCTATGCATACCGGGCGCGACCGGGCATGTCGTGGAAGGACGCAACTTTGGCCGAACTCAGAGAGATGCGACACGCGCTGTGGAGGGCGGCGGGTCGTGGCTGA
- a CDS encoding TldD/PmbA family protein yields the protein MTRGFVLDPSLVHRLLDVALRRGGHFADLYAEARESLSLRLEDGRIEQASNGVEYGAAIRVIRGESTVFGYVDSPNEAALFGLAGDLANQVGLQVQVKTKVGAPKRTQEAPGELDDWFSGLEDFALDGQVLATARLLHVADEVARSVSSEVRQVIVSFSSTRQRVWIANSEGAFVTDVRPRTALSILVAAQRGSVLQTARDTLVWIGESQLVDESRVVKLGEYVARTAVALLDARPAPAGRLPVVIANGFGGVLFHEACGHGLEADHVAKQSSVWQGKLGQRVAPPYVSAFDDGTLPGMWGSSHYDDEGTPCQRTALIEEGILVGYLTDRLRARQLGLPCTGNGRRQDYRSLPYPRMTNTFIAPGSAERDELIADTKHGLYAKSFSGGQVNPATGDFVFSVEEGYLIENGRISGPVRGATLIGSSQRVLECIDGIANDVEIRPGTCGKEGQSVPVGTGQPTLRVRELTVGGTDL from the coding sequence CAGGCGAGCAACGGGGTCGAATATGGGGCCGCAATTCGGGTGATAAGAGGGGAATCGACGGTATTTGGGTATGTGGATTCGCCAAATGAGGCGGCTCTGTTTGGTCTTGCTGGTGACCTTGCTAATCAGGTGGGGTTGCAGGTACAGGTGAAGACCAAGGTTGGTGCGCCGAAGAGAACACAGGAAGCGCCAGGCGAGCTAGATGATTGGTTTAGTGGTTTGGAAGACTTTGCGCTGGACGGGCAAGTTCTGGCAACGGCTCGCCTTCTCCACGTGGCTGATGAAGTGGCGCGGTCTGTCTCTTCCGAAGTGCGCCAGGTGATAGTGTCCTTTTCTTCGACTCGACAGAGAGTTTGGATTGCTAACTCAGAAGGTGCCTTTGTCACCGATGTACGACCGCGCACAGCACTGTCCATACTGGTTGCGGCGCAGCGCGGCAGTGTGCTGCAGACTGCGCGCGACACGCTGGTTTGGATCGGAGAATCTCAGCTGGTCGACGAAAGTAGGGTGGTGAAGCTGGGAGAGTATGTCGCTCGGACGGCAGTTGCGCTTCTTGATGCTAGACCGGCGCCTGCGGGCCGCTTGCCGGTGGTGATAGCCAATGGATTTGGTGGAGTCTTGTTCCATGAAGCATGTGGGCACGGCCTCGAGGCAGACCATGTAGCTAAACAAAGCAGTGTGTGGCAGGGGAAGCTAGGCCAGCGTGTAGCCCCGCCTTACGTGTCGGCTTTTGACGATGGCACGTTGCCAGGTATGTGGGGCAGTTCTCACTACGACGACGAAGGGACACCCTGTCAACGGACGGCGCTGATCGAAGAAGGGATTCTTGTCGGGTACCTTACTGATCGGTTGCGTGCTCGTCAGCTCGGCCTACCATGCACCGGGAATGGTCGACGCCAGGATTACCGTTCTCTCCCATATCCTCGGATGACCAACACCTTTATTGCCCCTGGTTCTGCTGAAAGGGATGAGCTAATTGCTGACACAAAGCACGGCCTGTACGCCAAGTCTTTTTCGGGTGGGCAGGTAAACCCAGCCACGGGTGACTTTGTCTTTAGTGTGGAGGAAGGATACCTGATCGAAAACGGCAGGATTAGCGGCCCCGTACGAGGAGCAACCTTGATAGGAAGCAGCCAGCGTGTGCTCGAATGTATTGACGGAATAGCCAATGACGTTGAAATAAGACCAGGCACCTGCGGCAAAGAGGGGCAGAGTGTGCCCGTGGGTACCGGACAGCCAACTTTGCGTGTTCGCGAGCTGACGGTGGGAGGGACCGATCTATGA